Proteins co-encoded in one Streptomyces sp. JH34 genomic window:
- a CDS encoding PTS glucose/sucrose transporter subunit IIB, translated as MGRPTHAQTREKDMASKAEKIVAGLGGIENIDEIEGCITRLRTEVHDPSKVDEAALKAAGAHGVVKMGTAIQVVIGTDADPIAADIEDMM; from the coding sequence GTGGGCCGCCCCACGCACGCACAGACCAGGGAGAAGGACATGGCCAGCAAGGCTGAGAAGATCGTCGCCGGCCTCGGCGGTATCGAGAACATCGACGAGATCGAAGGCTGCATCACCCGCCTCCGCACCGAGGTCCACGACCCCAGCAAGGTCGACGAAGCCGCACTCAAGGCCGCCGGAGCCCACGGCGTCGTCAAGATGGGCACCGCGATCCAGGTCGTCATCGGCACCGACGCCGACCCGATCGCCGCGGACATCGAAGACATGATGTGA
- the rph gene encoding ribonuclease PH, with the protein MSRIDGRTPEQLRPVTIERGWSKHAEGSVLISFGDTKVFCTASVTEGVPRWRKGSGEGWVTAEYSMLPRSTNTRGDRESVRGKIGGRTHEISRLIGRSLRAVIDYKALGENTIVLDCDVLQADGGTRTAAITGAYVALADAIAWAQGKKIIKHGRKPLTGTVAAISVGIVDGTPLLDLCYEEDVRAETDMNVVCTGDGRFVEVQGTAEAEPFDRDELNALLDLATAGCTDLAKLQEEALARTLGE; encoded by the coding sequence ATGTCTCGTATCGACGGCCGCACCCCCGAACAGCTCCGCCCCGTCACCATCGAACGCGGATGGAGCAAGCACGCCGAAGGCTCCGTACTCATCTCCTTCGGCGACACCAAGGTCTTCTGCACCGCCTCCGTCACCGAAGGCGTCCCGCGTTGGCGCAAGGGCAGCGGCGAGGGCTGGGTCACCGCCGAGTACTCCATGCTGCCCCGCTCCACCAACACCCGCGGCGACCGCGAATCCGTACGCGGCAAGATCGGCGGCCGCACCCACGAGATCAGCCGCCTCATCGGCCGCTCGCTCCGCGCCGTCATCGACTACAAGGCCCTCGGCGAGAACACCATCGTCCTCGACTGCGACGTCCTCCAGGCCGACGGAGGCACCCGCACCGCCGCCATCACCGGTGCCTACGTCGCCCTCGCCGACGCCATCGCCTGGGCCCAGGGCAAGAAGATCATCAAGCACGGCCGCAAGCCCCTCACCGGCACCGTCGCCGCGATCAGCGTCGGCATCGTCGACGGCACCCCCCTCCTCGACCTCTGCTACGAGGAGGACGTCCGCGCCGAGACCGACATGAACGTCGTCTGCACCGGCGACGGCCGCTTCGTCGAGGTCCAGGGAACCGCCGAGGCCGAGCCCTTCGACCGCGACGAGCTCAACGCCCTCCTCGACCTCGCCACCGCCGGCTGCACCGACCTCGCCAAGCTCCAGGAAGAGGCACTCGCCCGCACACTCGGCGAGTAA